In a single window of the Micromonospora inositola genome:
- a CDS encoding methyltransferase family protein — MTGWINALNAAEEGTARLYMVTCLDDTGSMPVPYEELSNPARTVFLVSVGAFLAGELVQAFRSRRGATRVDVRAEALFRVMFFAGILMLPLGRAVAPSAVIGGGVFLFALGVVLGWLGLLLRWWSFVSLGKYFTVVVKTSEDQPVVERGPYRILRHPSYTGLVLAFAGAGLMVGNWLSAVGAVFLVLTALIHRLRFEERALTAALGNRYREFAASRARLIPYIW; from the coding sequence GTGACGGGGTGGATCAACGCCCTGAACGCGGCAGAAGAGGGCACAGCGCGGTTGTACATGGTGACGTGTCTCGACGACACTGGCTCTATGCCAGTGCCGTACGAGGAGCTGTCGAACCCGGCGCGCACCGTCTTTCTCGTCAGTGTCGGCGCTTTCTTGGCAGGCGAACTCGTGCAGGCGTTCCGGTCACGTCGCGGCGCGACGCGCGTCGATGTGCGGGCAGAGGCATTGTTCAGGGTGATGTTCTTCGCCGGGATCTTGATGTTGCCCCTCGGCCGGGCTGTCGCCCCAAGCGCGGTCATCGGCGGTGGCGTGTTCTTGTTCGCGCTTGGGGTGGTGCTTGGATGGCTGGGACTGCTGCTGCGCTGGTGGTCATTCGTGAGCCTGGGGAAGTACTTCACCGTCGTGGTCAAGACCAGCGAAGACCAGCCCGTCGTGGAACGCGGCCCCTATCGCATCCTGCGCCACCCGAGCTACACCGGCCTGGTCCTCGCTTTCGCCGGCGCGGGCTTGATGGTGGGGAATTGGCTCAGCGCCGTTGGCGCGGTCTTCCTGGTACTGACCGCTCTGATCCACCGTCTGCGCTTCGAGGAACGCGCCCTGACCGCCGCACTGGGCAACCGCTACCGTGAGTTCGCAGCAAGCCGCGCTCGGCTTATCCCCTACATTTGGTAG
- a CDS encoding site-2 protease family protein has product MSDPSLDRQLRPDVRPQPAAPVTDQTVADMHNAVMGGRRTWRAKVGKVGGGTAVVGGATLKVLGKIVLIGKFGLFTLLKLKTFLSMLISIAAYATFWGWKFAVGFVLLMFVHELGHVFALRLQGIKASAPMFIPFIGAFVNIEGEQRSVSQEAVSALAGPFAGLLGAGAVLGVAESMNSDFLRALAYTAFFLNLFNLFPVLPLDGGRVAGALHPVVWLGGMAAAVGLIIWHPSPVFFFILILGGVETWHRWRERRSGRANEYLSIETSVRWQIAAAYVFTIAVCLIGMDAAYIPRPF; this is encoded by the coding sequence ATGAGCGACCCGTCGTTGGACCGCCAGTTGCGCCCCGACGTACGGCCGCAGCCAGCCGCGCCCGTGACTGACCAGACGGTCGCCGACATGCATAACGCCGTAATGGGCGGGCGTAGGACCTGGCGGGCCAAGGTAGGGAAAGTCGGCGGCGGCACCGCAGTCGTCGGCGGTGCGACCCTCAAGGTGCTCGGCAAGATTGTGTTGATCGGCAAGTTCGGGCTGTTCACGCTTCTGAAGCTCAAGACGTTCCTTAGCATGCTGATCTCGATCGCCGCCTACGCGACCTTCTGGGGCTGGAAGTTCGCCGTCGGGTTCGTCCTGCTGATGTTCGTGCACGAGCTCGGGCACGTCTTTGCGCTCCGGCTACAGGGGATCAAGGCAAGCGCGCCGATGTTCATCCCCTTCATCGGGGCGTTCGTCAACATCGAGGGCGAACAGCGGTCCGTCTCGCAGGAGGCTGTCTCCGCGCTGGCCGGACCGTTCGCGGGCCTGCTCGGTGCGGGTGCCGTGCTCGGCGTCGCCGAGTCGATGAACTCGGACTTCCTGCGGGCGCTGGCCTACACCGCCTTCTTCCTCAACCTCTTCAACCTCTTCCCCGTGCTGCCGCTGGACGGCGGACGGGTCGCGGGTGCGCTGCACCCGGTGGTCTGGCTAGGCGGTATGGCTGCCGCGGTTGGGCTGATCATCTGGCACCCGTCGCCCGTCTTCTTCTTCATCCTGATCCTCGGGGGCGTGGAGACGTGGCACCGTTGGCGCGAGCGCAGATCGGGACGGGCCAACGAGTACCTCAGCATCGAGACGTCGGTCCGCTGGCAGATCGCCGCAGCCTACGTCTTCACCATCGCCGTGTGCCTGATCGGCATGGACGCCGCCTACATCCCGCGGCCGTTCTAG
- a CDS encoding DinB family protein, producing MIDEFAKDNLHGRLRRDRKALLWKLDGLSEYDARRPLTATGTNLLGLVKHVATVEARYFGEVFDRPSPEPLPRWQDSNGSDLWATEDETRDQIIGFYRRTWEHSDATINELPLDAPGHVPWWPEPYADTNLFAIMVHVLGESIRHAGHADILREGLDGRTGLRAEHEKQIDEEARAAYCAKIEQAARSAAPIKA from the coding sequence ATGATCGACGAATTCGCGAAAGACAACCTGCACGGGAGACTGCGGCGGGACCGCAAGGCGCTGCTCTGGAAACTCGACGGCTTGTCCGAATACGACGCCCGCCGACCTTTGACGGCGACCGGGACCAACCTCCTCGGCCTGGTCAAACACGTGGCCACCGTCGAGGCCAGGTACTTCGGCGAGGTCTTCGACCGCCCTTCCCCGGAACCGCTGCCCCGGTGGCAGGACTCCAACGGCAGCGATCTGTGGGCGACTGAGGACGAGACCCGCGATCAGATCATCGGGTTCTACCGGCGCACGTGGGAACACTCGGACGCGACGATCAACGAGCTTCCCCTCGACGCCCCCGGCCACGTGCCGTGGTGGCCGGAGCCTTATGCCGACACGAACCTGTTCGCCATCATGGTCCATGTCCTCGGCGAGTCCATCCGGCATGCCGGGCACGCCGATATCCTGCGCGAGGGCCTCGACGGCCGGACCGGGTTGCGCGCCGAACACGAGAAGCAGATCGACGAGGAAGCCCGTGCAGCCTACTGCGCGAAGATCGAGCAGGCCGCCAGGTCGGCCGCACCAATCAAGGCTTAA
- a CDS encoding YrhB domain-containing protein: protein MTDEEAREVAFAFLADRIDKVRTGEWVIIGAWEHETAWSVGYQSRAFIESGDIHDSLVGNGPVVVPKSGADPWLAWSGRPVEEQIAEGRPTLG from the coding sequence ATGACCGATGAAGAGGCTCGCGAGGTCGCATTTGCCTTCCTCGCTGACCGCATTGACAAGGTTCGCACCGGTGAATGGGTGATCATCGGTGCGTGGGAGCACGAGACCGCATGGTCCGTGGGCTACCAGTCCCGCGCCTTCATCGAGTCAGGCGACATACACGATTCGTTGGTAGGCAACGGACCTGTGGTCGTGCCCAAGTCCGGCGCGGATCCATGGCTGGCCTGGTCCGGTCGGCCGGTGGAAGAACAGATCGCCGAGGGGCGACCCACCCTCGGCTGA
- a CDS encoding transposase, with product MAAPKKYPDELRQRAVRLYRESDPKPVIRRLAEQLGVHHEALRNWIRQAEADAGERTDRPTSEMAEENRRLRKEVAELRRANEILKAASAYFAAELDPTRRRS from the coding sequence GTGGCAGCACCGAAGAAGTACCCCGATGAGCTTCGCCAGCGCGCTGTGCGCTTGTATCGCGAGTCGGACCCGAAGCCCGTGATCCGGCGCCTGGCCGAGCAGCTCGGCGTGCATCACGAGGCGTTGCGGAACTGGATCAGGCAGGCCGAGGCCGATGCGGGTGAGCGCACCGATCGGCCCACCAGCGAGATGGCCGAGGAGAACCGGCGGCTGCGCAAGGAAGTCGCGGAGCTGCGGCGGGCGAACGAGATCCTGAAAGCGGCGAGCGCGTATTTCGCGGCGGAGCTCGACCCGACCCGGCGGCGGTCATGA
- a CDS encoding IS3 family transposase, whose translation MTFIYEHRDQFAVALLLRVLGIGASTYYAWVKQVEQPCDRDVVDLGLVSNIHEIWEASGHTYGADRVHRQLRRDGIRVGRKRVERLMAQQGWQGAFLRRGWRGGSTRQDPRATPAPDLVNRQFTAAGPNRLWVADATRIPCGEGVFWLAAVRDAFSRRIVGWKTSDRCDTDLILAALEYGIWSRDVRDGQLIHHSDRGSNYTSFRFAERLQDNGILPSMGSVGDSYDNALMENFWSTLKIELVYRTSWRTRDEAENAIFAYIDGWYNTRRIQKELGYLSPDEYETAWHTRQHNPAEPTIATPAPAGSR comes from the coding sequence ATGACGTTCATTTATGAACACCGTGACCAGTTCGCGGTCGCGCTCCTGCTACGGGTCCTCGGCATCGGCGCGTCGACGTACTACGCGTGGGTCAAGCAGGTCGAACAGCCCTGCGACCGCGACGTGGTCGACCTGGGTCTGGTCTCCAACATCCACGAGATCTGGGAGGCGTCCGGGCACACCTACGGCGCGGACCGGGTGCACCGGCAGCTACGCCGTGACGGTATCCGCGTGGGCCGCAAGCGGGTGGAGCGGCTGATGGCGCAGCAGGGCTGGCAGGGCGCGTTCCTGCGCCGAGGCTGGCGCGGCGGGTCGACCCGGCAGGACCCGCGGGCGACGCCGGCGCCGGATCTGGTCAACCGGCAGTTCACCGCCGCCGGGCCGAACCGGCTCTGGGTCGCCGACGCCACCCGCATCCCCTGCGGCGAAGGCGTGTTCTGGCTGGCCGCGGTCCGTGACGCCTTCTCCCGCCGGATCGTCGGATGGAAGACCTCCGACCGCTGCGACACCGACCTGATCCTCGCCGCACTCGAATACGGCATCTGGTCCCGCGACGTCCGCGACGGCCAGTTGATCCACCACAGCGACCGCGGGTCGAACTACACGTCCTTCCGCTTCGCCGAACGCTTACAGGACAACGGGATCCTGCCCTCGATGGGCTCCGTCGGCGACTCGTACGACAACGCGCTCATGGAGAACTTCTGGTCGACGCTGAAGATCGAACTCGTCTACCGCACGAGCTGGCGCACCCGCGACGAGGCCGAGAACGCGATATTCGCCTACATCGACGGCTGGTACAACACCCGCCGCATCCAGAAGGAACTGGGCTACCTCAGCCCCGACGAGTACGAAACCGCCTGGCACACCCGCCAGCACAACCCAGCTGAGCCAACCATCGCTACCCCTGCACCAGCCGGCAGCAGGTAA
- a CDS encoding YobI family P-loop NTPase, protein MPVLRSLGPTYEENLHGRHAAVLLKVLDDRSASAATNIALAGHYGSGKSSVIRGVQAGLDERKINWVNLSLSSLGIDDTKRARIQPDGTLPPLTNLIQKEIVKQLLYRKAPADMPGSRYFRIDSFRPWPAAFGGAAVAVVFFVIAVLFGLVNRVEKMGPQALVASRDWVPWAIVGGLGVFLGVIWFLGLRALRSRVRVESVSAGGAAVKLSAKENSYFDEFLDEIVYFFQKTKTQVAIFEDLDRFRDPHIFETLRELNTVLNNSEQIKSRPVRFVYAVRDSIFEQLKVDAAPDGDADADTDATALRASALESAPSANRTKFFDLVVPMVPFITHRSARDLLAAEFAESDEQPSTALVNLVGAHLTDMRLIRNIRNEFEIYRASVLGEKGLKGLTPDRLFAMMVYKNLHLEDFEAIRLGTSKIDEAHRAFRDMVTYQTGHQAAVRKEALDRIASNALWDKHAKAAGKRLQEVLPIVYRASQRGGQPVLQYQSKHYALSDLTSGDFWRLLHETRKGMQFAQPGYHGVNLSFDDVIALVGDGAAALDDAVEADVARLQRASRAALKTKDFVAKATMAQLMARTDLVMLTDGGVERNLEAIVADLVSPLAHDLLAKG, encoded by the coding sequence GTGCCGGTCCTTCGGAGTCTCGGACCCACGTATGAGGAGAACCTGCATGGGCGGCACGCAGCGGTCCTCCTCAAGGTCCTGGACGACAGGTCCGCGAGCGCCGCGACGAACATCGCGCTCGCGGGGCACTACGGCAGCGGAAAGAGCAGTGTCATCCGCGGCGTCCAGGCGGGTCTGGACGAGCGGAAGATCAACTGGGTCAATCTGTCGCTGTCGAGCCTGGGCATCGACGACACGAAGCGGGCGCGCATCCAGCCGGACGGGACGCTGCCGCCACTGACGAACCTCATTCAGAAGGAGATCGTCAAGCAGCTGCTCTACCGGAAGGCCCCCGCGGACATGCCGGGGTCGAGGTACTTCCGCATCGACTCGTTCAGGCCCTGGCCGGCTGCGTTCGGGGGCGCCGCGGTCGCGGTGGTGTTCTTCGTGATCGCGGTCCTGTTCGGGCTGGTGAATCGCGTGGAGAAGATGGGGCCCCAGGCCCTGGTCGCCAGTCGTGACTGGGTGCCGTGGGCCATCGTCGGTGGGCTCGGCGTGTTCCTAGGTGTGATCTGGTTTCTGGGTTTGCGTGCTCTGCGGAGCCGGGTGCGGGTGGAGAGCGTCTCCGCGGGCGGTGCGGCCGTCAAGCTCAGCGCGAAGGAGAACTCGTACTTCGATGAATTCCTCGACGAGATCGTCTACTTCTTCCAGAAGACGAAGACCCAGGTCGCAATCTTTGAGGACCTGGACCGGTTCAGGGACCCTCACATCTTCGAGACGCTACGCGAGCTGAACACCGTCTTGAACAACTCCGAGCAGATCAAGTCGCGGCCGGTTCGGTTCGTGTATGCGGTCCGCGACAGCATCTTCGAGCAACTTAAAGTCGATGCCGCCCCGGACGGCGACGCGGACGCCGATACCGATGCGACAGCGCTTCGTGCGTCCGCTCTGGAGTCCGCCCCGTCGGCGAACAGGACGAAGTTCTTCGACCTGGTCGTCCCAATGGTTCCGTTCATCACGCACCGTTCGGCGCGGGACCTGTTGGCGGCGGAGTTCGCCGAATCGGATGAGCAGCCTTCGACTGCGCTAGTGAATCTGGTCGGCGCGCATCTGACCGACATGCGCCTGATTCGCAACATCCGGAATGAGTTCGAGATCTACCGTGCCTCGGTCCTGGGAGAGAAGGGCCTCAAGGGCCTCACCCCGGACCGACTGTTCGCGATGATGGTCTACAAGAACCTCCACCTGGAGGACTTCGAGGCCATCCGACTTGGCACGAGCAAGATCGACGAGGCCCACCGCGCTTTCCGCGACATGGTCACGTATCAGACGGGCCACCAGGCAGCGGTCAGAAAGGAGGCACTAGACCGGATCGCGTCGAACGCCCTGTGGGACAAGCACGCGAAGGCCGCCGGCAAACGGCTCCAGGAGGTGCTGCCGATTGTTTACCGGGCGTCGCAGCGCGGTGGCCAGCCGGTCCTTCAGTACCAGTCGAAGCACTACGCGCTCTCGGACCTTACGTCCGGCGACTTTTGGAGGTTGCTGCACGAGACTCGCAAAGGGATGCAGTTCGCCCAACCCGGATACCATGGCGTAAACCTGTCTTTCGATGACGTGATCGCGCTGGTCGGGGATGGAGCCGCTGCGCTGGATGACGCCGTCGAAGCCGATGTCGCACGTCTCCAGCGCGCCTCCCGGGCCGCGCTGAAGACCAAGGACTTCGTCGCGAAAGCCACGATGGCGCAGCTCATGGCCAGGACGGACCTGGTCATGCTCACCGACGGCGGCGTCGAACGCAACCTGGAAGCCATCGTCGCCGACCTCGTGTCGCCCTTGGCCCACGACCTCCTGGCCAAGGGATAG
- a CDS encoding DUF2625 family protein produces the protein MQRGDHGSLGAGHGAWLSWIAEGGTGSFYEPLRWPGWRKKRVYPFLWSHEAHQDLAGTSRRPTP, from the coding sequence GTGCAACGCGGAGATCACGGGTCCCTCGGTGCTGGTCACGGCGCCTGGCTGTCGTGGATCGCCGAGGGTGGCACCGGCTCCTTCTACGAGCCCCTGCGCTGGCCCGGCTGGCGAAAGAAGCGGGTCTACCCGTTTCTGTGGTCACACGAAGCGCACCAGGACCTCGCTGGCACCAGCCGGCGGCCGACGCCCTAG
- a CDS encoding SMP-30/gluconolactonase/LRE family protein, translated as MSEAEVLMEGIVFGESPRWHDGRVWFSDWGANQVIALDADGSQEVVATVASFPMCIDFLPDGRLLVVDSAQRRLLRREPDGSLVEHADLSAVSDKPWNDIVVDDRGNAYVNSIGFDFPGGEFVPGLVVLVTPEGDVEQVADDLAFPNGMAISPDGATLVVAESYANRLTAYDIGGEGVLSNRHVWAETPADHPDGICMDAEGAVWYADVGNQRCVRIREGGEVLATVGFDRGAFACALGRGRDPRLFVVGQTWGGSEPSQPSGRLVAFPAPAPGAGRP; from the coding sequence ATGAGCGAAGCTGAAGTTCTGATGGAAGGCATCGTTTTCGGCGAGTCACCGCGCTGGCACGACGGGCGAGTCTGGTTCTCCGACTGGGGCGCCAACCAGGTGATCGCGCTTGACGCCGACGGCAGCCAGGAGGTGGTGGCAACCGTCGCGTCGTTTCCGATGTGCATCGATTTCCTGCCTGACGGGCGGCTGCTCGTCGTGGACTCGGCACAGCGTCGGTTGCTGCGCCGTGAGCCGGACGGGTCGCTGGTCGAGCATGCTGACCTGTCCGCGGTCTCGGACAAGCCGTGGAACGACATCGTGGTCGACGACCGGGGCAACGCCTATGTCAACAGCATCGGTTTCGACTTTCCCGGGGGCGAGTTCGTACCGGGGCTGGTCGTGCTTGTCACCCCCGAGGGTGACGTCGAGCAGGTAGCCGACGACCTCGCGTTCCCCAACGGCATGGCGATCAGCCCGGACGGCGCGACCCTGGTCGTTGCCGAGTCGTACGCAAACCGGCTTACTGCCTACGACATCGGCGGCGAGGGGGTCCTCAGCAATCGACACGTGTGGGCAGAGACTCCCGCCGACCACCCCGACGGAATCTGCATGGACGCCGAGGGCGCCGTCTGGTACGCCGACGTCGGCAACCAGCGCTGTGTTCGGATACGCGAGGGCGGCGAGGTGCTGGCCACCGTCGGCTTTGATCGCGGCGCCTTCGCCTGCGCGCTCGGCCGCGGGCGGGACCCGCGGTTGTTCGTCGTCGGCCAGACGTGGGGTGGATCGGAACCGTCGCAACCTAGCGGGAGGCTGGTGGCGTTCCCGGCGCCCGCACCGGGAGCCGGGAGACCTTGA
- a CDS encoding NAD(P)-dependent alcohol dehydrogenase, with translation MRAVVYDRYGPPDVLRIENVPKPRPAARQVLVKIAATSVNLSDWETLQGSPLYSRIGGLRSPARRTLGSDIAGWVDAVGPAVTRFRPGDEVYGDNLMLKGGFAEYTIAPESVLARKPAAQTFAEASAIPQAGVIAWQGTEGAAAGKRVLINGAGGGSGSFAIQLAKRLGAQVTGVDNAGKLDFMRSVGADEVIDYRSQDFTRSGPYDLILDLVAHRSVLAYRRALAPGGRYRCVGGSVPALLRVLTIGAVAGRLTHRRLGVLAVKEGPTHFEPVADLCATGDLAIHIDRTFTLDEVPEALAHVGNGRALGKVVVTVN, from the coding sequence ATGAGAGCGGTCGTGTACGACCGGTACGGGCCTCCTGACGTGTTGCGGATCGAGAACGTCCCCAAGCCCCGTCCCGCTGCCCGGCAGGTGCTCGTCAAGATTGCGGCGACCTCGGTCAACCTGAGCGATTGGGAGACCCTCCAAGGCTCGCCACTGTATTCGCGCATTGGTGGGCTGCGCTCCCCGGCACGCCGAACCCTCGGCTCGGACATCGCCGGATGGGTCGATGCGGTGGGCCCGGCCGTCACCCGGTTCCGACCCGGTGACGAGGTGTACGGCGACAACCTCATGCTCAAGGGCGGTTTCGCCGAGTACACGATCGCTCCCGAGTCGGTGCTGGCCCGCAAACCCGCGGCACAGACCTTTGCCGAGGCGTCGGCGATTCCGCAGGCGGGCGTGATCGCGTGGCAGGGAACTGAGGGCGCCGCAGCCGGGAAGCGGGTCCTGATCAACGGTGCTGGCGGAGGGTCGGGCTCATTCGCAATCCAGCTCGCCAAGCGACTCGGCGCCCAGGTGACCGGCGTCGACAACGCGGGCAAGCTCGACTTCATGCGGTCGGTCGGCGCCGACGAGGTGATCGACTACCGCAGCCAGGACTTCACCCGCAGCGGCCCATACGACCTCATCCTCGATCTGGTCGCGCACCGGTCGGTGCTCGCCTACCGCCGGGCACTGGCCCCCGGCGGCCGTTACCGGTGCGTCGGCGGATCGGTCCCGGCGCTGCTGCGCGTACTGACGATCGGCGCGGTGGCCGGCCGGCTCACGCACCGCCGCCTGGGCGTGCTCGCCGTCAAGGAAGGGCCGACGCACTTCGAACCGGTGGCCGACCTCTGCGCCACGGGCGACCTCGCCATCCACATCGACCGCACCTTCACGCTCGACGAGGTGCCCGAGGCGTTGGCCCACGTGGGTAACGGACGCGCCCTCGGCAAGGTCGTCGTGACCGTCAACTGA
- a CDS encoding tyrosine-type recombinase/integrase produces the protein MEIERYVRWLQDARRFQPSTVSRRLSVVVGFYRVCVIDGILPHSPADVRRPVVPPESPTLGVGHLQFEALITTARQSANPNDFALIAMLGLLGLRIFEACAANIGDIGEEHGHRVLRVHGKGGKIVLIPLPPAVARAVDRAVDGRLDGPILRNTLGARMTGTRQPAGSSTSRPAPGSGCRGCTRTCCATPSSPPCSTPA, from the coding sequence GTGGAGATCGAGCGGTACGTGCGCTGGCTGCAGGACGCACGCCGCTTCCAGCCCTCGACCGTTTCCCGCCGGCTGTCGGTGGTGGTCGGTTTCTACCGCGTCTGCGTCATCGACGGCATCCTGCCGCACTCACCAGCCGACGTCCGCCGACCGGTCGTGCCACCCGAATCACCCACTCTCGGGGTGGGCCACCTACAGTTCGAAGCCCTGATCACCACCGCACGGCAGTCAGCCAACCCGAACGACTTCGCGCTGATCGCCATGCTCGGCCTGCTCGGGCTGCGCATATTCGAAGCCTGCGCCGCCAACATAGGCGACATCGGCGAGGAACACGGCCACCGCGTCCTGCGGGTGCACGGCAAGGGCGGCAAAATCGTCCTCATCCCGCTTCCGCCCGCCGTGGCCAGGGCCGTCGACCGGGCGGTCGACGGCCGCCTCGATGGCCCGATCCTGCGCAACACCCTCGGGGCGCGGATGACCGGCACGCGGCAACCCGCCGGCTCAAGCACCTCTCGGCCAGCGCCGGGATCCGGATGCCGAGGATGCACCCGCACATGCTGCGCCACACCTTCGTCACCACCATGCTCGACGCCGGCGTGA
- a CDS encoding tyrosine-type recombinase/integrase translates to MPRMHPHMLRHTFVTTMLDAGVSLRDVQIAARHADPRTTMRYDRARKNLDRHPNYILAAYMASGT, encoded by the coding sequence ATGCCGAGGATGCACCCGCACATGCTGCGCCACACCTTCGTCACCACCATGCTCGACGCCGGCGTGAGCCTGCGCGACGTACAGATCGCCGCCCGTCATGCCGACCCTCGCACCACTATGCGCTACGACCGCGCCCGCAAGAACCTCGACCGGCACCCCAACTACATCCTCGCCGCCTACATGGCCTCCGGAACCTAG
- a CDS encoding GNAT family N-acetyltransferase → MAAAATPGREVVLETGRLLLRPWRVAEAVVQRELWSERDPRVPPHRRIDADGHPTVAELEDWIRTNQPSSIGLLAVERKAARDVIGYCGLIDGGRGSEGEPELAFELLRRVWGQGYATEASLAVLDWARSSGYERLWATVWDWNTASRRVLAKVGFTETERKEVDAVYGTTLFATRRL, encoded by the coding sequence ATGGCAGCTGCAGCGACTCCGGGCCGCGAGGTGGTACTCGAGACGGGTCGCCTGTTGCTCAGACCTTGGCGGGTAGCCGAGGCTGTCGTCCAGCGTGAGCTGTGGTCCGAACGTGATCCACGAGTGCCGCCGCACCGCCGAATCGACGCGGATGGACACCCCACGGTCGCGGAGCTCGAGGATTGGATCCGCACCAACCAGCCATCGTCGATCGGGTTGCTGGCGGTCGAGCGGAAGGCCGCTCGTGACGTCATCGGCTACTGCGGGCTGATCGACGGCGGACGAGGATCGGAAGGGGAACCGGAACTGGCGTTCGAGCTGCTACGCCGAGTCTGGGGTCAGGGATACGCGACCGAGGCCTCGTTGGCGGTTCTGGACTGGGCGAGATCATCCGGCTACGAACGTCTGTGGGCCACGGTCTGGGACTGGAACACCGCTTCTCGCCGTGTGCTGGCCAAGGTCGGGTTCACCGAGACCGAGCGGAAGGAAGTCGACGCGGTCTACGGGACCACCCTGTTCGCCACGAGACGGCTCTGA
- a CDS encoding MFS transporter: MRRAPALSFLLVTVFLDMLGLGLIVPIVPALMTAVTEDATAAVRWSGLLGSIYGLLQFVVSPLLGRLSDRYGRRPVLLASLTCLGVDWLAHAISPSPWTLLLFHALAGACAGTNTVVNAYIADVTEPESRARAYGLIGAAFGLGFVAGPTIGGLLGAVDVRLPFFAAAALSFANVAYGWFVLPESRPGERTTPLTLRMANPVGSLAVVLRRPVLGRLAYARFCADVARMTHQSIWTFFLTYQFAWNTAHIGVVMAAGALAGAVFQAWAVGPVVRLLGDKRAAVAGSLLGVASLVGTASVSVPWMLYLLQAVGVLGSVGGAAAQSWISRSVRADEQGTVQGALTGIGAVAETVVPLAAGAAFGWSLAYASPGLVYVGAAAFAAVSALLLAATPDVRTVPLR, translated from the coding sequence ATGCGCCGGGCGCCCGCCCTCTCCTTTCTCCTCGTCACCGTCTTCCTCGACATGCTCGGGCTCGGCCTGATCGTGCCGATCGTGCCGGCCCTGATGACGGCCGTCACCGAGGACGCCACCGCCGCTGTCCGCTGGTCCGGCCTGCTCGGCTCGATCTACGGGCTGCTGCAGTTCGTCGTCTCGCCGCTGCTCGGACGGCTCTCCGACCGGTACGGCCGGCGTCCCGTCCTGCTCGCGTCGCTGACCTGCCTCGGCGTCGACTGGCTGGCCCACGCGATCTCACCCAGCCCTTGGACACTCTTGCTGTTCCACGCCCTCGCCGGTGCGTGCGCGGGTACGAACACCGTGGTTAACGCGTACATCGCGGACGTCACGGAACCCGAGTCGCGGGCCCGCGCGTACGGGCTGATCGGCGCAGCGTTCGGGCTCGGCTTCGTCGCCGGCCCGACCATCGGCGGCCTGCTCGGCGCCGTCGACGTACGCCTGCCATTCTTCGCCGCGGCCGCGCTGTCCTTCGCCAACGTCGCCTACGGCTGGTTCGTCCTGCCCGAGTCGCGGCCCGGAGAGCGGACGACCCCGCTGACCCTGCGGATGGCGAACCCGGTCGGCTCCCTCGCCGTCGTCCTGCGCCGACCGGTGCTGGGGCGGCTCGCGTACGCCCGCTTCTGCGCCGACGTCGCCCGCATGACCCACCAGTCGATCTGGACGTTCTTCCTCACGTACCAGTTCGCCTGGAACACCGCGCACATCGGCGTCGTGATGGCGGCGGGCGCGCTCGCCGGCGCGGTCTTTCAGGCCTGGGCCGTCGGCCCGGTCGTCCGCCTGCTCGGCGACAAGCGTGCCGCGGTGGCCGGCAGCCTGCTCGGCGTCGCGTCGCTGGTAGGTACGGCGTCCGTGTCCGTGCCGTGGATGCTCTACCTCCTGCAGGCGGTCGGCGTGCTCGGCTCGGTCGGCGGTGCGGCCGCGCAGTCGTGGATCTCTCGCAGCGTCCGGGCCGACGAGCAGGGAACCGTGCAGGGCGCGCTGACCGGAATCGGTGCCGTTGCGGAGACCGTGGTGCCGCTTGCGGCCGGCGCGGCGTTCGGGTGGTCGCTCGCGTACGCCTCACCGGGTTTGGTCTACGTCGGAGCGGCCGCTTTCGCGGCCGTGTCGGCGCTCCTGCTGGCCGCAACGCCCGATGTCCGGACAGTACCGCTCAGATAA